Proteins from a single region of Deltaproteobacteria bacterium RBG_16_64_85:
- a CDS encoding type II secretion system protein GspN, producing MRISRFVRGRWFLAALGALLFMFVSLSFFLYSLPKETILSPMKSALAGQGIEFSCEDAGIAFPLRLVCRNAILVPRGGDALSLDSVVASWEWAGLFQWLPFHLTAMRGMATLDIRTSPMISSPGKVRLRLASIGSDDLAALLSAAPGAGFLIDSAELQWKRTSSGEVSGSGEGSLSWLRFTVPTPGSPVQEALLRNVKLKFVVREGTIRVSSFTGSYEGSDVDGTGEIARFLTPSLSTITFHLRIQKPLEGRIATLFDMVAKNAKNANLRVKGTLLSPTGEFQFF from the coding sequence TTGCGGATTAGCAGATTCGTCCGGGGCCGCTGGTTCCTTGCGGCCCTGGGCGCTCTTCTCTTCATGTTCGTCTCCCTGTCCTTCTTCCTGTACTCCCTGCCGAAGGAAACCATCCTTTCTCCCATGAAATCGGCCCTCGCGGGGCAAGGAATCGAGTTTTCCTGCGAGGACGCCGGCATCGCCTTCCCGCTTCGCCTTGTCTGCAGGAATGCGATCCTGGTCCCCCGCGGCGGAGACGCCCTTTCCCTGGACTCGGTAGTGGCGTCCTGGGAGTGGGCTGGATTGTTTCAGTGGCTGCCGTTCCACTTGACGGCGATGCGCGGGATGGCGACGCTGGACATCCGCACGTCCCCCATGATCTCGAGCCCGGGAAAAGTACGGTTGCGCCTGGCAAGTATCGGTTCGGACGATCTGGCTGCCCTTCTCTCTGCGGCGCCCGGGGCCGGCTTCCTGATCGACTCTGCGGAGCTTCAGTGGAAACGAACGTCTTCGGGTGAGGTTTCCGGATCGGGGGAGGGGTCCCTGTCCTGGCTACGGTTCACGGTCCCCACTCCGGGCTCCCCGGTCCAGGAGGCCCTCCTCCGCAACGTCAAGCTGAAGTTCGTCGTCCGCGAGGGGACCATCCGCGTATCCTCCTTCACGGGATCTTATGAAGGGTCCGACGTCGATGGGACGGGAGAGATCGCCCGCTTCCTCACGCCTTCCCTTTCGACGATCACCTTCCATTTACGGATCCAGAAACCGCTGGAAGGGAGGATCGCCACCCTGTTTGACATGGTGGCGAAAAACGCCAAGAATGCTAATCTGAGAGTCAAAGGGACCCTCCTGTCCCCGACGGGGGAGTTCCAGTTTTTCTAG